A genome region from Glycine max cultivar Williams 82 chromosome 5, Glycine_max_v4.0, whole genome shotgun sequence includes the following:
- the LOC102660563 gene encoding uncharacterized protein, which translates to MGQNGERGNGEYCLEKVLILKLLPLELGVERLRQKESRSHSTEKSLSLSLCELRVCFTLSSMMDHGNDFSGSGSGTNKRSSNESNDRKKPLMSRQIVYENEKDDINKMADAFINNCRKQLKIERENSFKHFQDMINRGA; encoded by the exons ATGGGTCAGAATGGAGAGAGAGGCAATGGAGAATATTGTCTTGAAAAGGTTCTGATTCTGAAGCTGCTGCCATTAGAACTTGGAGTAGAAAGATTGAGACAAAAG GAATCAAGAAGCCATTCTACAgaaaaatctctctctctctctctctgtgagCTTAGAGTTTgttttaccttatcttctatGATGGATCATGGAAATGACTTCAGTGGCAGTGGCAGCGGCACCAACAAGAGGAGCAGCAATGAAAGTAACGATAGGAAGAAGCCATTGATGAGCAGACAAATAGTTTATGAGAATGAGAAAGATGACATCAAcaaaatggctgatgcattcaTCAACAACTGCCGCAAACAACTGAAGATTGAGAGAGAAAATTCATTCAAACATTTTCAGGATATGATAAACAGAGGCGCATGA
- the LOC100780285 gene encoding uncharacterized protein, which yields MATIPPSRSSSHAFVAMATFTTLLLCTAAAKESVYEILPKYGLPSGLLPDTVTDYKLDEDGQFVVVLPKPCYIQFDYLVYYESKISGKLSYGSITNLKGIQVQRLFIWFNVDEIRVDLPPSDSIYFQVGIINKKLDVDQFKTVRSCRKSLSCPPFLPRPIQLPAPVDEISMLLTE from the exons ATGGCAACAATTCCCCCTAGCCGATCATCATCACACGCGTTTGTTGCCATGGCAACCTTCACGACTCTGTTGTTGTGCACGGCGGCGGCGAAGGAGAGCGTGTACGAGATACTCCCCAAGTACGGGCTCCCGAGTGGTCTGTTACCGGATACCGTCACCGACTACAAACTCGACGAGGATGGCCAATTCGTCGTCGTTTTGCCGAAGCCCTGCTACATACAGTTCGATTACTTGGTTTACTACGAGAGCAAGATCTCCGGCAAGCTCAGCTATGGCTCCATCACCAATCTCAAGGGCATTCAGGTCCAGCGCCTCTTCATCTGGTTCAACGTCGACGAGATCAGGGTCGATTTGCCACCCTCCGACAGCATCTACTTCCAGGTCGGCATCATCAACAAGAAACTCGACGTTGACCAGTTCAAAACCGTTCGTTCCTGCCGCAAATCCCTCTCGTGCCCCCCTTTCCTTCCACGTCCAATTCAG CTTCCTGCTCCGGTGGATGAAATTTCCATGCTTCTCACGGAGTAG
- the LOC100780827 gene encoding F-box/kelch-repeat protein At1g55270 translates to MNQLVESSTTTQRVSRVQAPLVDSVSCYCKVDSGLKTVVGARKFVPGSKLCIQPDINPNAHRSKNSRRERTRVQPPLLPGLPDDLAIACLIRVPRVEHSKLRLVCKRWYRLLSGNFFYSLRRSLGMAEEWVYVIKRDRDGRISLHAFDPIYQLWQSLPPVPGEYSEALGFGCAVLSGCHLYLFGGRDPLKGSMRRVIFYNARTNKWHRAPDMLRKRHLFGSCVINNCLYVAGGECEGIQRTLRSAEVYDPNRNRWSFISEMTTAMVPFIGVVHNGTWFLKGLGSNRNVICESYSQETDTWTPVSNGMVNGWRNPSISLNGQLYALDCQDGCKLKVYDRATDSWKKFIDSKLHLGSSHALDAAALVPLNGKLCIIRNNMSISLVDVLSSNRRVESNPQLWENIAGKGHVRSLVRNLWSTIAGRGSLKSHIVHCQVLQA, encoded by the exons ATGAACCAGTTAGTTGAAAGTTCAACGACTACTCAAAGGGTATCTAGAGTTCAAGCTCCACTG GTTGACTCTGTTTCTTGCTACTGTAAAGTAGATTCAGGTCTGAAAACAGTTGTTGGGGCAAGGAAATTTGTTCCAGGATCGAAGTTATGTATCCAACCTGACATAAACCCTAATGCACATAGGAGCAAAAACTCACGTAGAGAGAGGACCAGAGTTCAGCCTCCTCTCCTGCCTGGTCTTCCGGATGATCTTGCTATTGCATGTTTGATTCGTGTACCCAGGGTTGAGCACAGTAAACTGCGTTTGGTTTGCAAGAGATGGTATCGCCTTCTGTCTGGAAATTTCTTCTATTCACTCAGGAGAAGTCTTGGAATGGCAGAAGAATGGGTTTATGTCATCAAAAGAGATCGTGATGGAAGAATTTCATTGCATGCTTTTGATCCCATCTACCAACTGTGGCAATCCCTTCCACCTGTTCCTGGGGAATATTCTGAAGCATTGGGATTTGGCTGTGCAGTTCTCAGTGGTTGCCACCTGTACTTATTTGGTGGAAGAGATCCACTGAAGGGATCTATGAGACGTGTTATTTTCTACAATGCCCGTACTAATAAGTGGCATAGAGCACCAGACATGCTGCGGAAACGTCATCTGTTTGGTTcttgtgtaataaataattgtcTCTATGTTGCTGGTGGGGAGTGTGAAGGAATTCAAAGAACTCTTCGATCTGCTGAAGTTTATGACCCCAACCGGAACAGGTGGAGCTTTATCTCAGAGATGACCACAGCAATGGTTCCCTTTATTGGTGTTGTTCATAATGGAACATGGTTTTTGAAAGGACTTGGATCTAATCGCAATGTCATATGCGAATCCTATTCCCAGGAAACTGATACCTGGACCCCAGTGAGTAATGGAATGGTCAATGGTTGGCGTAATCCTAGTATCTCGCTGAACGGGCAACTCTATGCACTTGATTGCCAGGATGGGTGCAAGCTCAAAGTATATGACAGAGCAACAGATTCATGGAAGAAGTTCATTGATAGCAAGCTCCATTTAGGTAGTTCCCATGCTCTTGACGCTGCTGCTCTTGTTCCCCTTAATGGAAAGCTTTGCATTATACGCAACAATATGAGCATCAGTCTAGTTGATGTTTTGAGTTCAAACAGACGTGTGGAAAGCAATCCTCAACTTTGGGAAAATATTGCTGGGAAAGGTCATGTCAGGTCTTTAGTTAGAAATTTATGGTCGACTATAGCGGGACGTGGTAGTTTGAAGAGCCATATTGTTCACTGTCAGGTTCTTCAAGCCTGA
- the LOC100781743 gene encoding DEAD-box ATP-dependent RNA helicase 37 isoform X1 → MRTSWADLAANSAAENAGPGSSANNVGTGSNLAPTRPVYVPPHLRNRQPAAESPAPAPAYSGPSSGAGNSGSRYAAPRNDYRPGYGGGGGGRTGGWGNKSGGWDRGREREVNPFEEEDNAEEAFSEQENTGINFDAYEDIPVETSGDNVPPPVNTFAEIDLGEALNQNIRRCKYVRPTPVQRHAIPISLAGRDLMACAQTGSGKTAAFCFPIISGIMRGQSVQRPPRGVRTVYPLALVLSPTRELSMQIHEEARKFSYQTGVRVVVAYGGAPINQQLRDLERGVDILVATPGRLVDLLERARVSLQMIRYLALDEADRMLDMGFEPQIRKIVEQMDMPPPGARQTMLFSATFPKEIQRLASDFLSNYIFLAVGRVGSSTDLIVQRVEYVQESDKRSHLMDLLHAQRANGVQGKQALTLVFVETKKGADSLEHWLCLNGFPATTIHGDRSQQERELALRSFKSGNTPILVATDVAARGLDIPHVAHVVNFDLPNDIDDYVHRIGRTGRAGKKGLATAFFNDNNSSLARALSELMQEANQEVPAWLSRFAARSSFGGGRNRRSGGRFGGRDFRRDGSFSRGSSDYYSAGNGSGGGYGGSGGYAGGGYGPGVTSAWD, encoded by the exons ATGCGAACTTCATGGGCTGATTTGGCTGCAAATTCTGCAGCTGAGAACGCAGGTCCTGGTTCTTCTGCTAACAATGTGGGAACTGGTAGCAATTTAGCTCCTACGCGACCTGTTTATGTACCTCCCCATCTGAGGAACCGTCAGCCAGCGGCAGAATCCCCTGCCCCTGCTCCAGCATATAGTGGCCCTTCCTCTGGTGCTGGTAATTCTGGATCCCGTTATGCTGCACCCAGAAATGATTATCGTCCTGGgtatggtggtggtggtggtggacgCACAGGTGGATGGGGAAACAAAAGTGGTGGATGGGATCGTGGCAGGGAGCGGGAAGTCAATCCCTTTGAAGAAGAGGATAATGCTGAAGAGGCATTCAGTGAGCAGGAGAATACAGGAATAAATTTTGATGCATATGAAGACATTCCAGTGGAGACCAGTGGTGACAATGTGCCCCCACCTGTGAATACGTTTGCAGAGATTGATTTGGGTGAAGCACTTAATCAGAACATAAGAAGGTGCAAATATGTGAGGCCAACACCTGTTCAGCGGCATGCTATACCAATATCCCTAGCTGGACGGGATTTGATGGCTTGTGCCCAGACTGGTTCTGGAAAGACAGCTGCATTCTGTTTCCCGATTATCAGTGGAATTATGAGGGGCCAATCTGTGCAGAGGCCACCTCGTGGGGTGCGTACAGTGTATCCGCTTGCGCTTGTTCTTTCTCCAACGAGGGAGTTATCAATGCAA ATACATGAAGAGGCTAGGAAATTTTCATACCAAACTGGGGTTAGGGTGGTTGTTGCATATGGTGGAGCACCAATAAACCAGCAG CTGCGGGATCTTGAAAGAGGGGTGGACATTCTTGTTGCAACTCCTGGAAGACTGGTAGATTTGCTGGAGAGAGCTAGAGTTTCACTGCAGATGATTCGATATCTGGCCTTAGATGAGGCAGATCGGATGCTGGATATGGGTTTTGAGCCGCAAATAAGGAAGATTGTAGAGCAAATGGACATGCCTCCACCAGGTGCCAGACAGACTATGTTGTTCAGTGCAACATTTCCAAAAGAGATACAG AGATTGGCTTCTGATTTcctttcaaattatattttcctTGCTGTTGGAAGAGTGGGTTCAAGTACCGATTTAATTGTCCAAAGAGTTGAGTATGTTCAAGAGTCTGACAAGAGAAGTCACCTAATGGACCTTCTTCATGCACAGAGGGCAAACGGTGTACAAGGAAAG caaGCTTTAACTTTAGTTTTTGTGGAGACAAAGAAGGGAGCTGATTCGCTGGAACACTGGTTGTGTCTTAATGGTTTTCCTGCAACTACTATTCATGGTGACAGGTCACAGCAG GAAAGAGAATTAGCCTTGAGGTCATTTAAAAGTGGTAACACCCCCATATTGGTTGCCACCGATGTTGCTGCACGTGGTCTTGATATTCCCCATGTTGCTCATGTGGTCAACTTTGACCTGCCAAATGACATTGATGATTATGTACACCGAATTGGAAGAACAGGGCGAGCTGGAAAGAAAGGTCTTGCAACTGCATTCTTTAATGACAACAATTCATCACTAGCTAGAGCTTTATCAGAACTGATGCAAGAAGCAAATCAAGAAGTACCTGCTTGGCTCTCACGGTTTGCTGCTCGATCTTCTTTTGGTGGAGGCAGGAACCGCCGATCAGGCGGTCGATTTGGTGGTCGTGACTTCCGAAGAGATGGCTCTTTCAGTAGAGGTTCTTCAGATTACTACAGTGCAGGAAACGGCAGTGGTGGTGGATATGGAGGCTCGGGTGGGTATGCTGGTGGAGGGTATGGTCCTGGGGTCACGAGTGCTTGGGATTGA
- the LOC100799560 gene encoding pentatricopeptide repeat-containing protein At4g32450, mitochondrial — MMSSKRASSITVSSLLKLCKGCCSPKGLSTLSAVSTAAERTDLQFSGGYQNDDSSGYQQNRVGFYQESQNKVDSNELLNKQRPDYVSQANAEQNSYGAGQIADGGHINMTQNVHNNLVGYNGSVNGYFGQGNMRMQQKVRAGVGSAWGSGMHANPLVEKHGWTHEPGQKMQSPNAYGSPRPLESQGNLRGDLNQNIDHFQQPENVHYKGSHEMRQQYPGSGQFQQSLKDGRYLPNLNIAQRSGVGSHLSNNANHDGESDKASNDSPYRATLEELDNFCIEGNVKEAVNVLELLEKLHIPVDLPRYLQLMHQCAENKSLEEAKIVHRHTSQHLSPLQVSTYNRILEMYLECGSVDDALNIFNNMPERNLTTWDTMITQLAKNGFAEDSIDLFTQFKNLGLKPDGQMFIGVLFACSVLGDIDEGMLHFESMSKDYGIVPSMTHFVSVVDMIGSIGHLDEAFEFIERMPMEPSAETWETLMNLCRVHGNTGLGDRCAELVEQLDSSRLNEQSKAGLVPVKASDLTKEKEKKNLASKNLLEVRSRVREYRAGDTSHPENDKIYALLRGLKSQMKEAGYVPETKFVLHDIDQEGKEEALLAHSERLAVAYGLLNSPARAPMRVIKNLRVCGDCHTALKIISKLVGRELIIRDAKRFHHFKDGLCSCRDYW, encoded by the coding sequence ATGATGTCTTCAAAGAGAGCCTCATCAATTACAGTTAGTTCTCTTTTGAAGTTGTGCAAAGGATGTTGCTCGCCCAAAGGCCTTAGTACATTGAGTGCTGTTAGCACTGCTGCTGAAAGGACAGATTTACAGTTTTCTGGTGGTTATCAAAATGATGATTCTTCAGGTTACCAGCAAAATCGTGTTGGGTTTTATCAGGAAAGCCAAAATAAGGTTGATTCTAATGAGcttttgaataagcaaagaCCTGATTATGTTTCCCAAGCAAATGCAGAGCAAAATTCTTATGGAGCTGGTCAGATTGCAGATGGAGGTCATATAAATATGACCCAAAACGTTCACAATAATTTGGTGGGTTATAATGGAAGTGTCAATGGGTACTTTGGTCAAGGCAACATGAGAATGCAACAAAAAGTTAGGGCAGGTGTTGGTAGTGCATGGGGCTCTGGGATGCATGCAAATCCATTGGTTGAGAAACATGGTTGGACACACGAACCTGGACAAAAGATGCAGTCTCCCAATGCATATGGTTCACCTAGGCCTTTAGAGTCACAGGGAAATCTTAGAGGGGACCTAAATCAAAACATTGATCATTTTCAGCAGCCAGAAAATGTTCATTACAAAGGGAGTCATGAAATGCGTCAACAGTACCCAGGTTCTGGACAGTTTCAGCAGAGTCTAAAAGATGGTCGATATTTGCCAAACTTGAATATTGCACAAAGATCAGGGGTTGGCTCTCATCTATCAAATAATGCAAATCATGATGGCGAATCAGACAAGGCATCTAATGATAGTCCATATAGAGCTACACTTGAGGAATTAGATAATTTCTGCATCGAGGGTAACGTGAAGGAAGCAGTTAATGTTTTGGAATTGTTGGAAAAACTACATATTCCTGTGGATTTGCCCCGATATTTGCAATTAATGCACCAATGTGCGGAGAATAAATCTCTTGAAGAGGCAAAAATTGTACACAGGCATACTTCACAACATCTGTCACCTCTCCAAGTCAGCACATATAATAGGATATTGGAGATGTATTTAGAATGTGGTTCTGTAGATGATGCTCTCAACATTTTCAACAATATGCCAGAGCGCAACTTGACTACTTGGGATACTATGATAACACAGCTTGCTAAGAATGGGTTTGCCGAAGATTCAATTGATCTATTTACTCAATTTAAAAACTTGGGACTGAAACCTGATGGGCAGATGTTCATTGGAGTTCTATTTGCATGTAGTGTGCTGGGAGATATTGACGAGGGAATGCTGCACTTTGAATCCATGAGCAAGGATTACGGCATTGTACCATCTATGACTCATTTTGTCAGTGTAGTAGACATGATTGGCAGCATTGGGCATCTGGATGAAGCCTTTGAGTTCATTGAAAGGATGCCAATGGAGCCAAGTGCTGAGACATGGGAGACTTTGATGAATCTCTGTAGAGTTCATGGGAACACTGGGCTGGGGGATCGTTGTGCTGAGCTAGTTGAGCAGCTAGATTCTTCTCGTTTAAATGAGCAATCAAAGGCTGGCCTTGTACCTGTAAAAGCCTCAGACTTgacaaaagagaaagaaaaaaagaatttggcAAGCAAAAATCTTCTTGAAGTAAGGAGTCGAGTCCGTGAATATCGAGCAGGAGATACTTCTCATCCTGAAAATGATAAGATATATGCCCTGCTTAGAGGTTTAAAGTCACAAATGAAAGAAGCTGGCTATGTTCcggagacaaaatttgtgttgcatgACATAGATCAGGAAGGCAAAGAAGAAGCTCTTCTTGCCCACAGTGAGAGACTTGCTGTTGCTTATGGTCTCCTTAACAGCCCTGCTCGTGCTCCGATGAGGGTAATTAAGAACCTCCGTGTTTGTGGTGATTGCCATACAGCACTGAAGATTATTTCTAAGCTTGTAGGCAGAGAACTCATTATTCGAGATGCGAAAAGGTTCCACCATTTTAAGGATGGACTATGCTCCTGCCGGGATTATTGGTGA
- the LOC100781743 gene encoding DEAD-box ATP-dependent RNA helicase 37 isoform X2, with amino-acid sequence MRTSWADLAANSAAENAGPGSSANNVGTGSNLAPTRPVYVPPHLRNRQPAAESPAPAPAYSGPSSGAGNSGSRYAAPRNDYRPGYGGGGGGRTGGWGNKSGGWDRGREREVNPFEEEDNAEEAFSEQENTGINFDAYEDIPVETSGDNVPPPVNTFAEIDLGEALNQNIRRCKYVRPTPVQRHAIPISLAGRDLMACAQTGSGKTAAFCFPIISGIMRGQSVQRPPRGVRTVYPLALVLSPTRELSMQIHEEARKFSYQTGVRVVVAYGGAPINQQLRDLERGVDILVATPGRLVDLLERARVSLQMIRYLALDEADRMLDMGFEPQIRKIVEQMDMPPPGARQTMLFSATFPKEIQRLASDFLSNYIFLAVGRVGSSTDLIVQRVEYVQESDKRSHLMDLLHAQRANGVQGKQALTLVFVETKKGADSLEHWLCLNGFPATTIHGDRSQQCRVPRRRCTRHANGYDSGATRCPLPPPSPDMVGRRKRAIGRGPPRGHARLDAAQQDISLFI; translated from the exons ATGCGAACTTCATGGGCTGATTTGGCTGCAAATTCTGCAGCTGAGAACGCAGGTCCTGGTTCTTCTGCTAACAATGTGGGAACTGGTAGCAATTTAGCTCCTACGCGACCTGTTTATGTACCTCCCCATCTGAGGAACCGTCAGCCAGCGGCAGAATCCCCTGCCCCTGCTCCAGCATATAGTGGCCCTTCCTCTGGTGCTGGTAATTCTGGATCCCGTTATGCTGCACCCAGAAATGATTATCGTCCTGGgtatggtggtggtggtggtggacgCACAGGTGGATGGGGAAACAAAAGTGGTGGATGGGATCGTGGCAGGGAGCGGGAAGTCAATCCCTTTGAAGAAGAGGATAATGCTGAAGAGGCATTCAGTGAGCAGGAGAATACAGGAATAAATTTTGATGCATATGAAGACATTCCAGTGGAGACCAGTGGTGACAATGTGCCCCCACCTGTGAATACGTTTGCAGAGATTGATTTGGGTGAAGCACTTAATCAGAACATAAGAAGGTGCAAATATGTGAGGCCAACACCTGTTCAGCGGCATGCTATACCAATATCCCTAGCTGGACGGGATTTGATGGCTTGTGCCCAGACTGGTTCTGGAAAGACAGCTGCATTCTGTTTCCCGATTATCAGTGGAATTATGAGGGGCCAATCTGTGCAGAGGCCACCTCGTGGGGTGCGTACAGTGTATCCGCTTGCGCTTGTTCTTTCTCCAACGAGGGAGTTATCAATGCAA ATACATGAAGAGGCTAGGAAATTTTCATACCAAACTGGGGTTAGGGTGGTTGTTGCATATGGTGGAGCACCAATAAACCAGCAG CTGCGGGATCTTGAAAGAGGGGTGGACATTCTTGTTGCAACTCCTGGAAGACTGGTAGATTTGCTGGAGAGAGCTAGAGTTTCACTGCAGATGATTCGATATCTGGCCTTAGATGAGGCAGATCGGATGCTGGATATGGGTTTTGAGCCGCAAATAAGGAAGATTGTAGAGCAAATGGACATGCCTCCACCAGGTGCCAGACAGACTATGTTGTTCAGTGCAACATTTCCAAAAGAGATACAG AGATTGGCTTCTGATTTcctttcaaattatattttcctTGCTGTTGGAAGAGTGGGTTCAAGTACCGATTTAATTGTCCAAAGAGTTGAGTATGTTCAAGAGTCTGACAAGAGAAGTCACCTAATGGACCTTCTTCATGCACAGAGGGCAAACGGTGTACAAGGAAAG caaGCTTTAACTTTAGTTTTTGTGGAGACAAAGAAGGGAGCTGATTCGCTGGAACACTGGTTGTGTCTTAATGGTTTTCCTGCAACTACTATTCATGGTGACAGGTCACAGCAG TGCCGCGTCCCGCGTCGGAGGTGCACCAGACACGCAAACGGGTACGACTCCGGTGCGACGCGGTGTCCATTGCCTCCGCCATCACCGGACATGGTTGGACGCAGGAAGCGCGCGATTGGACGCGGCCCACCAAGAGGACACGCGCGATTGGACGCGGCCCAACAagatatttcattatttatttaa